The Luteolibacter arcticus genome has a window encoding:
- a CDS encoding DUF1003 domain-containing protein → MSEATATRTCAISGKTVAAGDCIPLLSLRPSLMAFVKKKHPDLTDGDCIARDVLPGVQAEFVEEALSEEIGEITDLERNVIESIREHEIIAEHPDDAEELAKRTLGDRVADRIASFGGSWRFIISFGVFIFAWILLNILVLTTRPPDPYPFILLNLLLSCLAAFQAPVIMMSQNRGEARDRRRAEQDYQINLKAELEIRHLHEKLDHLLHHHGERLLEIQNIQTELLRQLVDRGGERASGDRTT, encoded by the coding sequence ATGAGCGAAGCCACCGCCACGCGCACCTGTGCCATCTCCGGGAAAACGGTCGCCGCGGGGGATTGCATCCCCCTGCTATCCCTCCGGCCTTCGCTGATGGCATTCGTGAAGAAGAAGCATCCAGACCTCACCGATGGCGATTGCATCGCGCGGGATGTGCTTCCCGGAGTCCAGGCCGAGTTCGTGGAGGAAGCGCTGAGCGAGGAAATCGGTGAGATCACCGACCTCGAGCGCAATGTCATCGAAAGCATCCGCGAGCACGAGATCATCGCCGAGCATCCCGACGATGCGGAGGAACTCGCAAAGCGCACCCTTGGCGACCGCGTCGCCGACCGGATCGCCAGCTTCGGCGGCAGTTGGAGATTCATCATTTCCTTCGGGGTCTTCATCTTCGCCTGGATCCTCCTGAACATCCTCGTCCTGACCACCCGGCCGCCGGATCCCTACCCCTTCATCCTCCTGAACCTGCTGCTCTCCTGCCTCGCCGCCTTCCAAGCGCCGGTCATCATGATGAGCCAGAACCGCGGCGAAGCGCGCGACCGCCGGCGTGCCGAGCAGGACTACCAGATCAACCTCAAGGCCGAGCTGGAAATCCGCCACCTCCATGAGAAGCTCGACCACCTGCTCCACCACCACGGCGAGCGCCTGTTAGAAATCCAGAACATCCAGACGGAGCTGCTGCGGCAACTGGTGGACCGGGGTGGCGAGCGAGCGTCGGGAGACAGGACTACCTGA
- a CDS encoding glycosyltransferase family 2 protein, producing the protein MKTLASPAPTTTGTVRPSITCIVPAFNEASGIAAFINGLCAHLAGLTSHYDVIVVDDGSRDGTGLEVIAASGGLPVRLLALSRNFGKEAAISAGLEEASGEVVVIIDADFQQPFHVIDEFIRQWQQGYDMVYGLRTNRDTDPPVRRFLSRSFYKLLSRWSSVEIPADAGDFRLLDRRVVTALKELPERSRFMKGLYHWVGFRSTSVPFTYGERHAGRSKFNFNRLFDLAMTGLTSFSAFPLRLWVAMGALISGCSLLYAAFIIIRTLLRGTDVPGWATLAVAVSFLGGVQLLSIGILGEYVARIFTEVKGRPNYVVAERHGFSETGHQP; encoded by the coding sequence ATGAAAACGCTCGCTTCCCCGGCTCCCACGACCACTGGCACCGTGCGTCCATCGATCACCTGCATCGTCCCCGCGTTCAATGAAGCCAGTGGCATCGCTGCTTTTATCAATGGCCTCTGCGCCCATCTCGCCGGGCTCACCTCGCACTACGATGTGATCGTGGTGGACGATGGCAGCCGCGACGGCACCGGCCTGGAAGTCATCGCCGCTTCCGGGGGCCTGCCGGTGCGGCTGCTGGCGCTGTCGCGGAACTTCGGCAAGGAAGCCGCAATCAGCGCCGGGCTGGAGGAAGCCTCGGGCGAGGTCGTCGTGATCATCGATGCCGACTTCCAACAGCCCTTCCACGTCATCGATGAATTCATCCGCCAATGGCAGCAAGGCTACGACATGGTCTACGGGCTGCGAACGAACCGCGACACCGATCCGCCGGTGCGGCGCTTCCTCAGCCGCTCATTCTACAAACTGCTCAGCCGCTGGTCGTCCGTTGAAATCCCCGCGGACGCGGGTGACTTCCGGCTGCTCGACCGTCGCGTGGTCACCGCGCTGAAGGAGTTGCCGGAGCGAAGCCGCTTCATGAAGGGACTTTACCACTGGGTCGGCTTTCGCTCCACATCAGTGCCTTTCACCTACGGCGAGAGGCACGCGGGTAGGTCGAAGTTCAACTTCAACCGCCTCTTCGACCTCGCGATGACGGGGCTCACCTCGTTCTCAGCCTTCCCCCTGCGGCTGTGGGTGGCCATGGGTGCGCTGATCTCCGGATGTTCCCTTCTCTATGCCGCCTTCATCATCATCCGCACGCTGTTGCGCGGTACCGATGTCCCCGGCTGGGCCACGCTTGCAGTGGCCGTGTCGTTCCTAGGCGGCGTGCAGCTTCTCTCGATAGGCATCCTCGGCGAATACGTCGCGCGCATTTTCACCGAGGTGAAAGGGCGGCCGAACTACGTCGTCGCGGAGCGTCACGGCTTCAGCGAGACCGGCCATCAGCCATGA
- a CDS encoding sensor histidine kinase: MRNPSIRIRLIFGSTLLVAGVLLFSKVAIYREIERSLRQELDDRLLHSANLLSKSAELEAGGVIYEWQEALQSTAGLNIEGLFQFWNLEAGTSTRSPDLGTRDLKFFHGELNEPRYENIQLADGKPARAIGFLHLPFTNEYGREEMRRRGKILSPEDYPQVIVCASETSALDLRLTETKLDLFWSGVVTLLAVWLAILLITYWTLRPLDRLASTLLKRSAEVGTPLPEIPADLPRELVPLASAFQATLGKIEVARTHEKDFAFSAAHQLRTPIAGMHAILEQAIARPRSEESLRERIGRALNVARDMSSTVDSLMSLARLRGGIDVVERQAFDSIPIIRNLAQQEAERYHGLRHLEMTLPQDPLVVVGDQRLFQVLVSILIDNAFHHSPDGGRIKVKAAPELDGLVLTVANDARGFDPEDAERIFRPFQRGRNTSVNTGGAGLGLALAKEISQRIGSSLELSCNAATSLLIFQLRLGGPAPDITSRL; this comes from the coding sequence ATGAGGAATCCATCGATCAGGATACGGCTGATCTTCGGGAGCACCCTGCTGGTTGCCGGAGTGCTGCTTTTCTCGAAGGTCGCCATTTACCGCGAGATCGAGCGCTCGCTGCGCCAGGAGCTGGACGACCGGCTCCTCCACTCCGCCAACCTGCTCTCGAAGTCGGCGGAACTCGAGGCCGGCGGTGTGATCTATGAATGGCAGGAAGCACTTCAATCCACTGCCGGCCTGAACATCGAGGGTCTTTTCCAATTCTGGAATCTGGAAGCCGGCACCTCCACCCGTTCGCCCGATCTCGGGACCCGGGACCTGAAGTTCTTTCACGGGGAACTCAACGAGCCTCGTTACGAGAATATCCAACTGGCGGACGGAAAGCCGGCCCGCGCCATCGGCTTTCTCCATCTGCCTTTCACGAACGAGTATGGACGCGAGGAAATGCGGCGGAGGGGAAAGATCCTCTCGCCCGAGGACTACCCGCAGGTGATCGTGTGCGCCAGCGAAACGTCGGCGCTCGACCTGCGCCTGACCGAAACGAAACTCGATCTGTTTTGGAGCGGAGTCGTCACCCTGCTCGCCGTATGGCTGGCGATCCTGTTGATCACTTATTGGACGCTTCGTCCGCTGGATCGATTGGCCTCCACCCTTCTAAAGCGATCCGCCGAGGTAGGTACGCCCTTGCCCGAGATCCCTGCGGACCTCCCGCGGGAGCTTGTCCCCCTGGCATCGGCATTCCAAGCGACCTTGGGGAAAATCGAGGTCGCCCGCACCCACGAAAAGGACTTCGCCTTCAGCGCCGCCCATCAGTTGCGGACCCCGATTGCCGGCATGCACGCCATTCTGGAACAGGCGATCGCCCGTCCACGCAGCGAGGAAAGCCTCCGCGAGCGGATCGGCCGGGCGTTGAATGTCGCCCGCGACATGAGCAGCACCGTGGACAGCCTGATGAGCCTGGCGCGGCTGCGAGGAGGCATCGACGTTGTCGAGCGGCAAGCCTTTGACTCGATCCCCATCATCCGCAACCTGGCGCAACAAGAAGCGGAGAGATACCATGGCCTCCGCCACCTGGAGATGACCCTCCCGCAAGATCCACTGGTTGTGGTAGGCGACCAGCGGCTGTTCCAGGTTCTGGTCTCGATATTGATCGACAATGCCTTTCACCACAGTCCCGACGGAGGAAGAATCAAGGTCAAGGCGGCACCGGAATTGGACGGCCTTGTTCTAACCGTGGCGAACGATGCCCGTGGCTTCGATCCGGAAGATGCCGAACGGATCTTCCGCCCCTTCCAGCGGGGACGAAACACCTCCGTCAACACGGGTGGAGCCGGCCTCGGCTTGGCACTGGCGAAGGAAATCTCGCAACGGATCGGAAGCTCGCTCGAGTTGAGTTGCAATGCGGCGACCTCGCTTCTCATCTTCCAGCTCAGGCTAGGCGGCCCCGCTCCCGACATCACATCTCGCCTTTAG
- a CDS encoding MFS transporter — translation MSSLLRRTGPFAHRNARLYVLFTVLYNARAYYPVLAVFFTDLGLTLERFVFLNLMWALAIFTLEVPSGALADTLGRKKLLVFAAVLMVIEMSILLLAPKNGGTLLFAMCILNRLLSGASEAAASGADEAIAYDALPEEGRESAWDEVMSAAMRWRAAGFLVAMTLGGLLYDPSWLAMVGIVIPVEVAHRLPVAVVFCQGLACVAITLRLEETPHHAIGTARERCASAFRLTMRTAKMAFTTRSIAVIILGGLLIDSVARNFATVNSQYFRLIGIPEWAFGFIGALTGVLSFFVPEIARRLNARFSPLGVLGIAGTLAVVALGLLAPAWPWIGVLPSMLLMTLLGLVGFTVSRHLHGCAESSQRATLLSVRGLAFNVGYGSVSLGFSLLLARMRELHGDDAFRAALLWQLPAVAVMIALFFVWAWRGRRAERGA, via the coding sequence GTGTCCTCGCTCCTTCGCCGCACCGGGCCCTTCGCCCATCGGAATGCGCGGCTCTACGTGCTCTTCACGGTGCTCTACAATGCGCGGGCCTACTACCCCGTGCTGGCGGTGTTCTTCACCGATCTGGGGCTGACCCTGGAGCGCTTCGTCTTCCTGAACCTGATGTGGGCGCTGGCGATCTTCACGCTGGAGGTGCCGTCCGGCGCGCTGGCCGACACGCTGGGGCGCAAGAAGCTGCTGGTGTTCGCCGCGGTGCTGATGGTGATCGAGATGTCGATCCTGTTGCTTGCGCCGAAGAATGGCGGGACGCTGCTGTTCGCGATGTGCATCCTGAATCGCCTGCTTTCCGGTGCCTCCGAAGCGGCAGCGAGTGGTGCCGACGAGGCGATCGCCTACGATGCTCTGCCGGAGGAGGGACGGGAAAGCGCGTGGGACGAGGTGATGAGCGCGGCGATGCGTTGGCGGGCCGCCGGCTTTCTGGTCGCCATGACCCTCGGCGGCCTGCTCTACGATCCCTCGTGGCTGGCGATGGTCGGGATTGTGATCCCGGTGGAAGTCGCGCACCGGCTACCAGTGGCGGTGGTCTTTTGCCAGGGGCTTGCCTGCGTGGCGATCACCTTGCGACTGGAGGAAACACCGCACCACGCGATCGGCACCGCGCGGGAGCGATGTGCGTCGGCGTTCCGCCTGACGATGCGCACGGCGAAGATGGCCTTCACCACGCGCTCGATCGCGGTGATCATCCTCGGTGGCCTGTTGATCGATTCGGTGGCGCGGAACTTCGCCACGGTGAATAGCCAGTATTTCCGCCTGATCGGCATTCCGGAGTGGGCGTTCGGCTTCATCGGCGCGCTGACGGGGGTGCTGAGTTTCTTCGTCCCGGAGATTGCGCGACGACTCAATGCGCGCTTCTCGCCGCTGGGCGTGCTCGGCATCGCGGGGACCCTGGCGGTGGTGGCGCTTGGGCTGTTAGCCCCGGCGTGGCCGTGGATCGGCGTGCTGCCGTCCATGCTGCTGATGACCTTGTTAGGCTTGGTCGGCTTCACCGTGAGTCGTCACCTGCACGGCTGTGCGGAGTCGTCGCAGCGGGCGACCCTGCTGAGTGTCCGCGGGCTGGCATTCAATGTGGGCTACGGCTCGGTCTCGCTCGGCTTCTCGCTGCTGCTGGCGCGGATGCGGGAACTCCACGGCGATGACGCTTTTCGCGCGGCGCTGCTGTGGCAGCTCCCCGCGGTCGCCGTGATGATCGCCTTGTTCTTCGTCTGGGCCTGGCGTGGCCGGCGCGCGGAACGTGGTGCGTAG
- a CDS encoding response regulator transcription factor yields MRLLVVEDHTALREGLCQFFREAGYLVDSEAGGEEGLWAAQGSEYDAVILDLMLPGVDGMSILRRLRAQGNPIHILVISARDGLEDRLEALDAGADDFLVKPFPLAEALARTRALLRRSFGKKSPLISIGDLEIDPARRSAKRGGIGIEFTALEYRLLEYLAYRAGEVVTRADIWEHVFEDGTGGSSNAVDVYVGYLRKKLNVTGAPDLIQTRRGQGYTLEVQEP; encoded by the coding sequence ATGCGCCTGCTCGTCGTCGAAGATCACACCGCCCTGCGCGAAGGACTTTGCCAGTTCTTCCGGGAAGCCGGCTATCTGGTCGACAGTGAAGCCGGAGGCGAGGAGGGCCTCTGGGCGGCCCAAGGCAGCGAGTATGACGCCGTGATCCTCGACCTGATGCTTCCCGGTGTGGACGGGATGTCCATCCTGCGCCGGCTGCGGGCGCAAGGAAACCCCATCCACATCCTGGTCATCAGTGCGCGCGATGGCTTGGAAGACAGGCTTGAGGCGCTGGATGCGGGAGCGGACGATTTCCTCGTGAAGCCCTTCCCGCTTGCCGAAGCGTTGGCACGCACCCGGGCGCTGCTCCGCCGGAGCTTTGGCAAGAAATCCCCGCTCATCTCAATCGGTGATTTGGAGATCGATCCGGCTCGGCGCAGCGCGAAGCGGGGTGGCATAGGCATCGAGTTCACCGCGCTCGAGTACCGCCTGTTAGAATACCTGGCCTACCGGGCGGGTGAAGTGGTCACGCGGGCGGACATCTGGGAACACGTGTTCGAAGACGGCACCGGCGGGAGCAGCAACGCGGTGGACGTTTATGTGGGATACTTGCGGAAGAAGCTCAATGTCACCGGCGCCCCGGACTTGATCCAGACCCGGCGCGGCCAAGGTTACACCCTCGAAGTGCAGGAACCATGA
- a CDS encoding CorA family divalent cation transporter, with amino-acid sequence MPDDAGPVRPEHVETKKPAFIPKSWDLPESIRKRLGDAAGRQRLMDEDGHLLFILHQSPEPEDDEVRKAVLIWGQPNGDWKSSPEGGGLAALDAHMESYRKNIHALDEAVEGAKTPRQYFDIMKHVNPLLRATRNMLAVMQEARDARPDERRLINFRDRAVDLERAIDLVATDAKNGMEFALAENTEEQSRFAYDAAMEARKLNRLAAFFFPLATLVAVFGMSPPNEVIRMPGFWLVVAAGIIAGLLIRMMPTSKR; translated from the coding sequence TTGCCCGACGACGCGGGACCGGTTAGACCGGAGCACGTGGAAACAAAGAAGCCCGCATTCATCCCGAAGTCCTGGGACCTCCCCGAATCGATCCGCAAGCGTCTCGGTGACGCCGCCGGCCGCCAGCGCCTGATGGACGAGGATGGCCACCTTCTCTTCATCCTCCACCAGTCACCGGAACCGGAGGACGATGAGGTGCGCAAGGCCGTGCTGATCTGGGGCCAGCCGAATGGCGATTGGAAGAGCTCGCCAGAAGGCGGCGGCCTCGCCGCACTCGACGCCCACATGGAAAGCTACCGGAAGAATATCCACGCGCTCGATGAGGCGGTGGAGGGCGCCAAGACGCCGCGCCAGTACTTCGATATCATGAAGCACGTGAACCCGCTGCTGCGCGCCACCCGCAACATGCTCGCGGTAATGCAGGAAGCCCGCGATGCCCGCCCCGACGAACGCCGCCTGATCAACTTCCGCGACCGCGCGGTGGATCTGGAACGTGCCATCGACCTCGTCGCGACCGATGCCAAGAACGGCATGGAATTCGCCCTCGCGGAGAACACCGAGGAGCAATCCCGCTTCGCCTACGACGCGGCCATGGAGGCCCGCAAGCTGAACCGGCTGGCCGCCTTCTTCTTCCCGCTCGCCACGCTGGTGGCGGTCTTCGGCATGAGCCCGCCCAATGAGGTCATCCGGATGCCCGGCTTCTGGCTGGTGGTCGCCGCGGGGATCATCGCCGGGCTGCTGATTCGCATGATGCCGACCTCAAAACGCTGA
- a CDS encoding alpha/beta hydrolase, translating into MVKILLVCLSLMLAAHFPASAKVVRDLPYAGKGSGPLRTLDLHTPDEKREKPRPIFILIHGGGWRTGDKSNSTFAEPKTSWLLDGGYIVASINYRLSPKVEHPAHVEDACKAIAWVQEHAADFGGDPKRIYLLGHSAGAHLAALAAVDVPRLKAAGVDLAGIQGVVLLDGAGYDIPQQYSSLREGSVMQKMYRDAFTSDPAKQRDASPVHRVTTKPPPFLILHITRRLDSPRQSRLLADALRAKGGTAEVVPIPGKSHGTINADCGKPGDPVTLAITKFLTPK; encoded by the coding sequence ATGGTGAAGATCCTCCTCGTCTGTTTGTCTCTCATGCTCGCGGCTCATTTTCCCGCGTCGGCAAAGGTCGTGCGCGACCTGCCCTATGCGGGGAAGGGGAGCGGTCCGCTGCGGACGCTGGATCTTCATACGCCCGACGAGAAGCGCGAGAAGCCGCGGCCGATCTTCATCCTCATCCACGGCGGTGGCTGGCGAACGGGCGACAAGTCGAACTCGACCTTCGCCGAACCGAAGACCTCGTGGCTGCTGGATGGCGGCTACATCGTGGCCTCCATCAATTACCGGTTGTCGCCGAAGGTGGAGCATCCCGCCCATGTCGAGGATGCTTGCAAGGCGATTGCCTGGGTACAGGAGCACGCCGCGGACTTCGGCGGCGATCCCAAGAGGATCTACCTGCTTGGCCACAGTGCGGGCGCGCACCTCGCGGCCTTGGCGGCGGTCGATGTCCCGCGCCTGAAAGCCGCCGGGGTCGATCTCGCGGGCATTCAGGGCGTGGTGCTGCTCGATGGTGCCGGCTATGACATCCCCCAGCAGTATTCCTCCCTGCGCGAGGGCTCGGTGATGCAGAAGATGTATCGTGACGCCTTCACAAGTGACCCCGCCAAGCAGCGCGATGCGTCACCGGTCCACCGCGTGACCACCAAGCCGCCGCCGTTCCTCATCCTGCACATCACCCGCCGCCTTGACTCGCCCCGGCAGTCGCGCCTGCTCGCCGATGCCCTGCGCGCGAAAGGCGGCACCGCGGAAGTCGTGCCCATCCCCGGCAAGAGCCACGGCACCATCAATGCCGACTGCGGTAAGCCCGGCGACCCGGTGACGCTGGCGATCACGAAGTTCCTCACGCCGAAGTGA
- a CDS encoding response regulator transcription factor: MRCLLVEDYLPLRESIRECLREAGYVVDDCGSGDEGLWAAENHAYEVIILDIMLPQIDGLSILRSLRKLHDKTPVILISARDAVAQRVDGLDAGADDYLVKPFELIELLARVRVLTRRRYDRHSPSIQIGDLVVDSLRKRVFRGEREISLTRLEYRILSYLAHREGQVASRAEIGEHVYQDHDNGNSNKVDVCISYLRRKLNANGEPDLIRTIRGLGYVISANPS, translated from the coding sequence ATGCGGTGTCTGCTTGTAGAAGATTACCTTCCACTTCGGGAAAGCATCCGGGAATGCCTCAGGGAAGCCGGCTACGTGGTAGATGACTGCGGATCGGGCGACGAAGGATTGTGGGCAGCGGAAAATCACGCCTACGAGGTCATCATCCTGGACATCATGCTTCCCCAGATCGACGGGCTGTCCATCCTGCGAAGCCTCCGGAAGCTTCACGACAAGACGCCGGTCATCCTCATCAGCGCCCGCGATGCCGTGGCACAACGGGTGGACGGGCTCGATGCCGGTGCGGACGACTATCTGGTGAAGCCCTTTGAACTGATCGAGCTTCTCGCCCGGGTGAGGGTCCTGACGCGCCGGCGCTACGACCGGCACTCGCCATCGATCCAGATCGGCGATCTGGTGGTCGATTCGTTGAGGAAGCGGGTGTTTCGTGGTGAGCGCGAGATCTCTCTGACGCGTCTTGAATACCGTATCTTGTCCTACCTTGCTCATCGGGAGGGCCAGGTGGCTTCCCGCGCCGAGATCGGCGAGCATGTCTATCAGGATCACGACAACGGCAACAGCAACAAGGTGGACGTTTGCATCAGCTACCTGCGCCGGAAGCTCAACGCGAACGGCGAGCCCGACTTGATCCGCACGATCCGGGGACTCGGCTACGTCATCTCCGCCAATCCCTCATGA
- a CDS encoding sensor histidine kinase codes for MSAPSIRRSLLVRCGLGIGLLSALLSAGIYLLVRQSLYQELDASIRETASILSNQVELENEAITYEWQEGIGTNRTLLEGALFQFWDEAHGTTTRSPALHRQDLPKFSGVGGAPLLRSIQLPDGHHARAVGLRIYPFVLPEEAQAMVERGRIIDPQSIPHLLVVARDAEPVHRSLDRLRWILAGGWLLTLGLGFVLIERAIRSSLRPIHQLASQVQDRAEHQLDEALALPEELPSELTGLATHFNFLLERVAAIRLRERDFIRHAAHELRTPIAGLRTTTDLALSQPRDAAAYAAHLATCQKTAIELGELVKRLSALARIGQPAASSSRERMDLGQLLREHAETFMSRAAERGLQVTDDLGERELLAMADPALVKIIFNNLLDNAVSYATSGEIQLSGAITARGVEISIANPLDELADNPERLFEPLFRRESSRHDAASHLGIGLTLSRDAAHAMDGTLTATAGTDSICFTLVLPSPAS; via the coding sequence ATGAGCGCTCCCTCGATCCGGCGCTCGCTTCTGGTCCGCTGTGGCCTTGGCATTGGTCTCCTATCGGCCCTCCTTTCGGCCGGCATTTACCTGCTGGTAAGGCAGAGCCTCTATCAGGAACTCGATGCCTCGATTCGGGAAACCGCATCGATCCTCTCCAACCAGGTCGAACTGGAAAACGAAGCTATCACCTACGAGTGGCAAGAGGGCATTGGCACTAACCGAACCCTGCTCGAAGGCGCGCTCTTCCAATTCTGGGACGAAGCACACGGCACCACCACGCGATCACCCGCACTTCACCGGCAGGATCTGCCGAAGTTCAGCGGCGTCGGCGGAGCCCCCTTGCTGAGAAGCATCCAGCTTCCGGATGGTCATCACGCCCGTGCCGTGGGCCTCCGGATCTATCCCTTCGTGCTGCCAGAGGAGGCGCAGGCGATGGTCGAACGAGGCCGCATAATCGACCCGCAATCGATTCCCCATCTCCTGGTGGTAGCGCGCGATGCGGAACCGGTGCATCGCTCGCTGGACCGCCTCCGCTGGATTCTCGCGGGCGGCTGGCTACTCACGCTGGGACTCGGCTTCGTGCTGATCGAGCGGGCGATCCGCTCGTCCCTGCGGCCGATCCACCAGCTCGCGTCGCAAGTGCAAGACCGGGCCGAACACCAGCTTGATGAAGCGCTCGCCCTGCCGGAAGAACTTCCCTCCGAGCTCACGGGACTTGCCACGCACTTCAATTTTCTGTTAGAGCGGGTGGCGGCGATCCGGCTGCGCGAGCGCGACTTCATTCGCCACGCGGCGCACGAACTCCGCACCCCCATCGCCGGCTTGCGCACCACCACCGATCTGGCGCTTTCCCAGCCCCGCGACGCTGCCGCTTACGCGGCCCATCTGGCGACCTGCCAGAAGACGGCGATCGAACTCGGAGAGCTGGTGAAACGCCTGTCCGCCCTGGCAAGGATAGGCCAACCCGCAGCTTCCTCTTCCCGCGAACGAATGGACCTCGGTCAATTGCTTCGTGAACACGCAGAGACTTTCATGAGTAGGGCCGCGGAGCGAGGGCTGCAGGTGACGGACGACCTTGGCGAAAGAGAGCTGCTGGCCATGGCAGATCCCGCACTGGTGAAGATCATCTTCAACAACCTGCTCGACAATGCGGTGTCCTACGCCACCAGCGGCGAGATCCAGCTATCCGGAGCGATCACTGCCCGCGGCGTGGAGATCTCCATTGCCAATCCGCTTGATGAACTCGCCGACAACCCCGAGCGCTTGTTCGAGCCTCTTTTCCGGCGGGAGTCGTCCCGGCACGATGCCGCCTCGCATCTCGGGATCGGACTTACCCTTAGCCGGGATGCCGCGCATGCCATGGATGGCACGCTGACAGCCACGGCCGGCACGGACTCGATCTGTTTCACCCTCGTGCTCCCCTCGCCTGCCTCGTAG
- a CDS encoding ArnT family glycosyltransferase yields MRTIVRRLCNPPVLLGILLVCRLALLILAPHTDPSESRYAEIARKMVETGDWITPQFDYGVPFWAKPPLSMWMSALGIELFGVNEFGSRIFIFVGALGVLALVADAARRELGKEAGWTAAAVLTGMPLFFYCSAAVMTDLALLLGTTLTMVCFRGAMRGGPRWSGYGVFAGLAIGLLAKGPLALVISLPPIAAWLLITGRWRTAWRSLPWFTGTVVMLLLALPWYLAAERKTPGFLDYFLMGEHWNRFTVRGWQGDLYGNAHPVAPGMIWVYLLLGSFPWCLGLLRARPASWRGFRIWAMAHHGRGLYWILWALWPVAFFTPARNIIATYPLPALPALAILLAEFHGTTTPASLPKPVPRPLSPMLAGITLAFAAWAIVVSLFLPELAPKQSERALIRRFERERSPGDRLIYYGPRKYSSEFYTEGGIDHTVSAGTIAERLDSPGRTFVALPSYWLPLIPPPVRRRLLPVASWGPGPSLYVERTDMPDMSGIDPSRTSPIGN; encoded by the coding sequence ATGCGCACGATTGTCCGACGCTTGTGTAATCCTCCGGTCCTATTGGGGATCCTGCTCGTATGCCGGCTGGCACTACTTATTCTTGCGCCTCACACCGATCCCTCCGAATCGCGCTACGCGGAGATCGCTCGCAAGATGGTGGAGACAGGCGATTGGATCACGCCGCAATTCGACTACGGCGTGCCCTTCTGGGCGAAGCCGCCGCTTTCGATGTGGATGTCGGCACTGGGCATCGAGCTCTTCGGCGTGAACGAATTCGGCTCGCGGATCTTCATCTTCGTCGGGGCGCTTGGCGTGCTGGCGCTGGTGGCGGATGCGGCCCGGCGCGAACTCGGGAAGGAGGCAGGATGGACCGCCGCCGCCGTGCTCACCGGCATGCCCTTGTTCTTCTACTGCTCCGCGGCCGTCATGACCGACCTCGCACTGCTGCTCGGCACCACGCTGACAATGGTCTGCTTCCGCGGTGCGATGCGCGGCGGGCCGAGGTGGAGCGGTTACGGGGTATTCGCCGGACTAGCAATCGGGCTTCTGGCCAAAGGTCCGCTGGCCTTGGTCATCTCGCTGCCACCGATCGCCGCCTGGCTATTGATTACCGGTCGCTGGCGGACGGCGTGGAGATCCTTGCCGTGGTTCACGGGAACGGTGGTGATGCTCCTGCTCGCGCTGCCATGGTATCTCGCCGCCGAGCGCAAGACGCCCGGCTTCCTCGACTACTTCCTGATGGGCGAGCACTGGAATCGCTTCACCGTGCGCGGCTGGCAGGGCGACCTCTACGGGAATGCCCACCCGGTGGCCCCCGGCATGATCTGGGTCTATCTGCTGCTCGGCTCGTTTCCTTGGTGCCTGGGCCTGTTGCGGGCAAGGCCGGCTAGCTGGCGAGGCTTCCGGATTTGGGCGATGGCGCACCATGGTCGCGGCCTCTACTGGATCCTATGGGCGCTCTGGCCGGTCGCGTTCTTCACCCCGGCGAGAAACATCATCGCCACCTATCCCCTGCCGGCCTTGCCCGCGCTGGCGATCCTACTTGCGGAGTTTCATGGGACCACAACACCTGCCAGCCTCCCGAAGCCCGTTCCCCGGCCGCTTTCCCCGATGCTTGCCGGGATCACGCTGGCCTTTGCAGCGTGGGCGATAGTGGTATCGCTGTTCCTGCCGGAACTCGCGCCAAAGCAATCCGAACGCGCGTTGATCCGGCGCTTCGAACGCGAACGCTCGCCCGGCGACCGGCTGATCTACTACGGACCCCGTAAGTACTCATCCGAATTCTACACCGAGGGCGGCATCGACCACACCGTCTCCGCAGGGACCATCGCCGAGCGACTGGACTCGCCAGGCCGAACCTTCGTGGCGCTGCCCTCGTACTGGCTGCCACTGATCCCGCCGCCGGTCCGCCGGCGCCTCTTGCCGGTGGCCTCCTGGGGTCCCGGTCCATCGCTCTACGTCGAACGCACGGACATGCCAGACATGTCCGGCATCGATCCCTCCAGAACTTCACCCATTGGCAACTGA